The following coding sequences are from one Mesorhizobium onobrychidis window:
- a CDS encoding LysE family translocator, translated as MSLELYATYVVACIVIVLVPGPTVTLIIANSIRHGSRAGLANVAGTQAGLAIMIAIVGIGLTSLIAGMGHWFEWVRLIGAAYLIWMGVQMFRSKGKLNADGSAKTPRGGFFLQGLLVAISNPKTLVFFGAFFPQFIAPEGNYALQIVVMGLTALIFAAVSDSTFALAAGRAGHLLSAGRIKLMSRISGSFLIGGGLWLAFSKAK; from the coding sequence ATGTCGCTGGAACTCTACGCTACCTATGTCGTTGCCTGTATCGTCATTGTCCTGGTGCCTGGACCGACCGTCACGCTGATCATCGCCAACAGCATCCGCCATGGCTCCCGTGCCGGCCTCGCCAATGTCGCCGGCACGCAGGCCGGGCTGGCCATCATGATCGCCATTGTCGGCATCGGATTGACCTCGCTGATCGCGGGAATGGGCCATTGGTTCGAATGGGTCAGGCTGATCGGCGCTGCCTATCTGATCTGGATGGGTGTGCAGATGTTCCGCTCCAAGGGCAAGCTGAACGCCGACGGATCGGCGAAGACACCGCGCGGCGGCTTCTTCCTGCAAGGCCTGCTGGTGGCGATCAGCAATCCCAAGACGCTGGTGTTCTTCGGCGCCTTCTTTCCGCAGTTCATCGCCCCTGAAGGCAACTACGCGTTGCAGATCGTCGTCATGGGTCTCACCGCTCTGATCTTCGCCGCCGTGTCGGATTCGACCTTCGCGCTGGCCGCCGGCCGCGCCGGACACCTGCTCTCGGCCGGCCGCATCAAGCTCATGTCCAGAATCAGCGGCAGTTTCCTGATCGGCGGAGGTCTGTGGCTGGCGTTTTCAAAGGCGAAGTGA
- a CDS encoding amidase — MRPATKHAVPPAGDICRLSAVDLADAIRRRQLSVREVVTAFLDRIEAVNPLVNAIVSLRDRADILHEADKADAHLAHAGHAGPLFGLPIAIKDLAQTKGLRTSFGSPIFADFVPQEDDFFVERIRKAGAIIIGKTNVPEFGLGSNTYNTVFGPTLNAFDAALTAGGSSGGAAVALALDMVPVADGSDFGGSLRNPAAYNNVYGFRPSQGLVPAGPELDVFHTQMGVEGPMGRSVCDMALLLDEQAGYDPRAPLSHHKLGCFLQGLQTAAAGGRIAWFGDLGGHLPLEPGILDLCEAALGRFADVSFQTEALVPDFDFEALWQAFVTLRQASSGCALKAHYDDPLKRSLLKPEAVWEVEHALQLTAPQIHAATVRRSSWHKTLLSLFDRFDLVALPTAQVFPFEVSTHWPTQVAGRAMDSYHRWMQVSALATLGGCPAVNVPAGFDARGRPMGMQLIGRPRSDMAVLRAAAAYETTLPWQAGA; from the coding sequence ATGCGTCCGGCCACGAAACACGCCGTGCCGCCCGCCGGCGATATCTGCCGCCTGTCCGCCGTGGATCTTGCCGACGCGATCAGGCGCCGGCAGCTGTCCGTGCGCGAGGTGGTGACGGCATTCCTCGACCGGATCGAAGCGGTGAACCCGCTGGTCAACGCCATCGTCTCACTGCGCGACCGTGCCGACATCCTGCACGAGGCCGACAAGGCCGACGCGCATCTGGCGCATGCAGGGCATGCCGGCCCCCTGTTCGGCCTGCCGATCGCCATCAAGGATCTCGCGCAGACCAAGGGCCTCAGGACCAGCTTCGGCTCGCCGATCTTCGCCGATTTCGTGCCGCAAGAGGATGATTTCTTCGTCGAGCGCATCCGCAAGGCTGGCGCCATCATCATCGGCAAAACCAACGTTCCCGAATTCGGCCTTGGCTCCAACACCTACAACACGGTGTTCGGCCCGACGCTCAATGCTTTCGACGCGGCCTTGACCGCCGGCGGTTCGAGCGGCGGCGCGGCGGTCGCACTGGCGCTCGACATGGTGCCTGTCGCCGACGGCAGCGACTTTGGTGGTTCGCTGCGCAACCCGGCCGCCTACAACAATGTCTATGGCTTCCGTCCGTCGCAGGGACTTGTCCCGGCCGGTCCCGAACTTGACGTCTTTCACACACAGATGGGCGTCGAAGGACCGATGGGGCGGAGCGTGTGCGACATGGCGCTGCTGCTCGACGAGCAGGCCGGCTACGACCCTCGCGCGCCGCTCTCGCATCACAAGCTGGGCTGCTTCCTACAGGGACTGCAAACGGCAGCCGCCGGCGGCCGCATCGCCTGGTTCGGCGATCTCGGCGGCCATCTGCCGCTCGAACCCGGCATCCTTGATCTTTGCGAGGCCGCTCTCGGCCGATTCGCCGATGTATCCTTTCAGACCGAAGCGCTGGTGCCGGATTTCGACTTCGAGGCGCTGTGGCAGGCCTTTGTGACGCTGCGCCAGGCGAGCAGCGGTTGCGCGCTCAAGGCGCATTACGACGATCCCTTGAAACGCAGTCTTCTGAAGCCGGAGGCCGTGTGGGAGGTGGAACATGCGCTGCAACTCACGGCGCCGCAGATCCACGCCGCCACGGTGAGGCGCTCGTCCTGGCACAAAACCCTGCTGTCGCTCTTCGACCGCTTCGACCTCGTCGCACTGCCGACCGCACAGGTCTTCCCCTTCGAGGTTTCCACCCATTGGCCGACGCAAGTGGCCGGGCGTGCCATGGACAGCTATCACCGCTGGATGCAGGTTTCAGCGCTCGCCACGCTGGGCGGGTGCCCGGCGGTCAACGTACCGGCGGGCTTCGATGCCAGAGGCAGGCCGATGGGCATGCAACTGATCGGGCGGCCGCGCAGCGACATGGCCGTGTTGAGAGCAGCGGCAGCCTACGAGACGACGCTGCCGTGGCAGGCCGGAGCCTAA
- a CDS encoding ribokinase: MIIVIGSINLDLIANVDRLPAPGETVRGSGFATAPGGKGANQALAAARAGAKVRMVGAVGKDNFATDALALLRDGKIDLSGVGETFASTGTALIMVADNGENVIAVVPGANDSVVTGDLSKAFMKKGDVVLLQQEIPLQTVDAALDAARAAGAVTVLNTAPFRGEAAAFLGKADYVVANETEFDLYGEALSLSGRDRPARMRDYAGKTGRTIVVTLGGDGVLAATPADLLMVPALKITPVDTVGAGDTFCGYFAAGLSSGLPLDQALALAAAAGSLACLKPGAQPAIPLAKEVDAALQKSAG, from the coding sequence TTGATAATCGTTATCGGCTCGATCAACCTCGATCTTATCGCCAATGTCGACCGCTTGCCCGCACCGGGCGAGACCGTGCGTGGCTCCGGTTTCGCCACCGCTCCTGGCGGCAAGGGCGCCAACCAAGCGCTGGCCGCCGCGCGCGCCGGCGCCAAGGTGCGCATGGTCGGCGCGGTCGGCAAGGACAATTTCGCCACTGACGCGCTGGCGCTGCTGCGGGACGGCAAGATCGACCTGTCCGGTGTCGGCGAAACCTTCGCCTCGACCGGCACGGCATTGATCATGGTCGCCGACAACGGCGAGAACGTCATTGCCGTGGTGCCGGGCGCCAATGATTCGGTCGTGACAGGCGACCTCTCCAAGGCTTTCATGAAAAAGGGCGATGTCGTGCTCTTGCAGCAGGAGATCCCGCTGCAGACTGTCGATGCAGCACTGGACGCGGCACGGGCGGCAGGCGCGGTCACCGTGCTCAACACGGCACCATTCCGCGGCGAGGCGGCCGCCTTCCTCGGTAAGGCCGATTATGTCGTCGCCAACGAAACCGAATTCGACCTCTATGGCGAGGCGCTGTCGCTGAGCGGCCGCGATCGCCCAGCGCGGATGCGCGATTACGCCGGGAAGACCGGCCGCACAATTGTCGTCACGCTCGGCGGTGACGGCGTTCTGGCTGCCACGCCAGCCGATCTTCTGATGGTTCCGGCGCTGAAGATCACCCCTGTCGACACGGTCGGCGCCGGCGACACGTTTTGCGGCTATTTCGCCGCCGGGCTGTCATCCGGCCTGCCGCTCGATCAGGCGCTCGCCCTTGCTGCAGCCGCTGGTTCGCTCGCTTGCCTGAAGCCCGGCGCCCAGCCGGCGATCCCGCTGGCGAAGGAAGTCGACGCGGCGCTACAAAAATCCGCCGGCTAG
- a CDS encoding methylated-DNA--[protein]-cysteine S-methyltransferase — translation MNAQTAILKKDITPEGGDYEVVRRAIEKISLDYRDQPSLEILAEEVGETPTGLQKLFTRWAGLSPKAFLQAVTLDHARKLLDSGMPLLEASFEVGMSGPGRLHDLFVTHEAMSPGDYKTRGAGLTIRYGYHISPFGIALIMVTDRGLAGLAFSDAGGERAAFADMSGRWPNATYVEDMAATAPYAARIFDPALWRADQPLRVVMIGTDFQVRVWEALLRIPMGKACTYSSIAARIGAPSASRAVGAAVGANPMSFVVPCHRALGKSGALTGYHWGLTRKRAILGWEAGQVGS, via the coding sequence ATGAACGCACAGACAGCTATTCTGAAGAAAGACATCACACCCGAAGGCGGTGACTACGAAGTTGTTCGGCGCGCGATCGAGAAGATCAGCCTTGACTACCGTGACCAGCCGTCGCTCGAAATACTGGCCGAGGAAGTCGGCGAGACGCCGACCGGCCTGCAGAAGCTCTTCACCCGCTGGGCTGGTCTGTCGCCCAAGGCCTTCCTCCAGGCGGTCACGCTCGATCACGCGCGCAAACTGCTCGATTCCGGCATGCCGCTGCTCGAGGCTTCTTTCGAAGTCGGCATGTCAGGCCCCGGCCGGTTGCACGACCTTTTCGTCACCCACGAGGCGATGTCGCCGGGTGACTACAAGACGCGCGGTGCCGGGCTGACGATCCGCTACGGCTATCATATTTCGCCCTTCGGCATCGCCCTGATCATGGTCACCGACCGCGGGCTTGCCGGCCTCGCCTTCAGCGATGCCGGCGGCGAGCGTGCGGCCTTCGCCGACATGTCCGGCCGCTGGCCGAACGCAACCTATGTCGAGGACATGGCCGCGACGGCGCCGTATGCGGCGCGCATCTTCGATCCGGCGCTGTGGCGCGCCGATCAACCGCTGCGCGTCGTCATGATCGGCACCGACTTCCAGGTTCGCGTCTGGGAAGCCCTGCTGCGCATCCCGATGGGCAAGGCCTGCACCTATTCCTCGATCGCCGCCCGCATCGGCGCACCGAGCGCCAGCCGGGCGGTGGGCGCCGCGGTCGGCGCCAATCCGATGTCCTTCGTGGTGCCGTGTCACCGGGCTCTCGGCAAGTCCGGCGCGCTCACCGGCTACCACTGGGGCCTGACCCGCAAACGCGCCATCCTCGGCTGGGAAGCGGGCCAGGTAGGATCTTGA
- a CDS encoding DUF2244 domain-containing protein, translated as MSDTNASFQADEPFFQALLIPHRSLGKIGFAILMGVLLFSSLVTGAFFLSRGAWPVFGFLGLDLIAVYIAFRANYRAARAREEVSVSRTSLDIRKTAPSGKSEAHRFNPFWARFSVARHAEIGITRMAVEAQGQNVPIGGFLNPDDRESFASAFSRALATAKMR; from the coding sequence ATGAGCGACACAAACGCCTCATTTCAGGCCGACGAGCCATTCTTCCAGGCGTTGCTGATACCGCATCGGTCGCTGGGCAAAATCGGCTTTGCCATCCTGATGGGCGTTCTGCTGTTCAGCTCGTTGGTGACCGGAGCGTTTTTCCTGTCGCGCGGCGCCTGGCCGGTGTTCGGCTTCCTCGGTCTCGACCTGATTGCCGTCTACATCGCCTTTCGCGCCAATTATCGTGCCGCCCGCGCCCGCGAGGAAGTGTCGGTCTCGCGCACCAGCCTCGACATCCGCAAGACCGCGCCCTCAGGCAAATCGGAAGCGCATCGCTTCAATCCGTTCTGGGCGCGTTTTTCGGTCGCTCGCCACGCCGAGATCGGCATCACCAGGATGGCGGTAGAAGCACAAGGCCAGAATGTGCCGATCGGCGGCTTCCTCAATCCCGACGACCGCGAGAGCTTTGCGTCAGCCTTTTCGCGCGCCCTGGCGACCGCCAAGATGCGCTAG
- the nth gene encoding endonuclease III, with translation MTSPKPKNSSTPRNDLPPGRREGSNTKPRAQPVRSHSLYSPAEVHEIFRRFSVQRPEPKGELEHVNAFTLLVAVVLSAQATDVGVNKATRALFKVADTPQKMLALGEAKVGDYIRTVGLWRNKAKNVIALAEALIRDHGGEVPDDRDQLVKLPGVGRKTANVVLNMAFGQHTMAVDTHIFRIGNRLGLAPGKTPEQVEQGLLRIIPDEYMRHAHHWLILHGRYVCKARKPDCPVCVIADICKAEEKTNDVPAPLVEIAPLEPVGEIQ, from the coding sequence ATGACGAGCCCCAAGCCCAAAAATTCCTCTACACCCAGAAATGACCTGCCCCCCGGCCGACGCGAGGGCTCGAACACCAAACCGCGTGCCCAGCCGGTGCGGTCCCATTCGCTCTACAGCCCGGCCGAGGTGCACGAGATTTTCCGGCGCTTTTCCGTTCAGCGGCCCGAGCCGAAGGGCGAACTCGAACATGTCAACGCCTTCACGCTGCTGGTGGCAGTGGTGCTTTCGGCACAGGCGACCGATGTCGGCGTCAACAAGGCAACGCGGGCGCTGTTCAAGGTCGCCGATACCCCGCAAAAGATGCTGGCTCTCGGCGAGGCCAAGGTCGGCGACTATATCCGCACCGTCGGGCTCTGGCGCAACAAGGCCAAGAACGTCATCGCGCTAGCGGAAGCGCTGATCCGCGACCATGGCGGCGAGGTGCCCGACGACCGCGACCAACTGGTCAAGCTGCCGGGCGTTGGGCGCAAGACCGCCAATGTCGTGCTCAACATGGCCTTCGGCCAGCACACGATGGCGGTCGACACGCATATCTTCCGCATCGGCAACCGGCTGGGATTGGCGCCCGGCAAGACGCCGGAACAGGTCGAGCAGGGGCTGTTGAGGATCATTCCGGACGAATATATGCGCCACGCGCATCATTGGCTGATCCTGCATGGCCGCTACGTCTGCAAGGCGCGCAAACCGGATTGTCCGGTCTGTGTCATCGCCGACATCTGCAAGGCCGAGGAGAAGACGAATGATGTTCCGGCGCCGCTGGTCGAAATTGCGCCGCTCGAACCCGTAGGCGAAATTCAGTAG
- a CDS encoding DUF2214 family protein translates to MDTTDLLLAIFHHLLVFSLAGIIGAEFVLIRGDLPAATLRRLVGIDRHYGILAMLIIIVGIGRVIYGLKGWEFYVYNWVFWAKMAAFVIVGLLSIIPTVRFVSWNRQASASPGFQVPAAQLASVRTYVRAEAFIFLLIPVFAAAMARGYGY, encoded by the coding sequence ATGGATACCACCGATCTTCTGCTTGCCATCTTTCATCATCTGCTGGTGTTTTCATTGGCGGGCATCATCGGCGCCGAATTTGTCCTGATCCGCGGCGATCTGCCCGCCGCGACGCTCCGGCGGCTTGTCGGCATCGATCGCCATTACGGCATCCTCGCCATGCTGATCATCATCGTCGGCATCGGCCGCGTCATCTACGGCCTGAAGGGTTGGGAATTCTACGTCTACAACTGGGTGTTCTGGGCAAAGATGGCGGCATTCGTCATCGTCGGCCTGCTGTCGATCATTCCGACGGTCCGCTTTGTTTCCTGGAACAGGCAGGCCTCGGCCAGCCCCGGTTTTCAAGTGCCGGCGGCGCAACTTGCATCCGTTCGAACTTATGTCCGCGCCGAAGCCTTCATCTTCCTGCTGATCCCGGTCTTCGCCGCGGCGATGGCGCGCGGCTACGGCTACTGA
- a CDS encoding GNAT family N-acetyltransferase, with protein sequence MINPQALVAPLIETPRTVLRPHQLDDFDAYVAMWADPAVTRFIGGKPRTREESWMRFLRHAGLWSLLGYGFWAIEDKASGRFIGEAGFHDLKRDMVPSIEGVPEAGWALIPAVHGMGFASEVVGRVLAWGDEAFGRARTVCIIDPENTASLNVAAKCGYREVLRTTYHDDATILLERQP encoded by the coding sequence ATGATCAATCCACAGGCGCTCGTCGCTCCCCTCATCGAAACGCCGCGCACCGTGCTGCGGCCACACCAACTCGATGATTTCGATGCCTATGTCGCCATGTGGGCCGATCCGGCCGTCACACGCTTCATCGGCGGCAAGCCGCGCACACGGGAGGAAAGCTGGATGCGCTTCCTGCGCCATGCCGGCCTGTGGTCGCTGCTGGGTTACGGCTTCTGGGCGATCGAGGACAAGGCATCCGGCCGCTTCATCGGCGAGGCAGGCTTTCACGATCTGAAGCGCGACATGGTGCCTTCGATCGAAGGCGTTCCGGAAGCCGGCTGGGCGCTCATCCCGGCAGTCCACGGAATGGGCTTCGCCAGCGAAGTCGTCGGACGGGTTCTCGCCTGGGGCGACGAGGCATTCGGGCGCGCAAGGACTGTCTGCATCATCGATCCGGAAAACACCGCCTCGCTAAACGTCGCGGCAAAATGCGGCTACAGGGAAGTGTTGCGGACCACCTATCACGACGATGCGACGATCCTGCTGGAACGGCAGCCTTGA
- a CDS encoding IclR family transcriptional regulator, with translation MTVTQSKPASTNGVAALDRAIAILDAFATADRSLSLAEIAARTGLYKSTILRLANSLLRGQLLERLDDGRYRVGPATFRLGALYQRSVVAIDILLPIMRDLAERSWESVAFYVRSGDVRTCLYRVESKHPIRYTIREGDVLPLLAGSGGRVLAAFSGQHGEPYETIRKTYHCLSVGDRDPETAGVSAPVFGPGPTLLGALTLSGPSTRVDAAFLQRMKNPLIDAAARATRAFGEDASMLEQAARKAGAEAEGPVLKRKA, from the coding sequence ATGACCGTAACACAATCCAAGCCTGCGTCGACCAACGGTGTTGCCGCGCTCGACCGTGCGATCGCCATCCTCGATGCTTTCGCTACCGCCGACCGGTCGCTCAGCCTGGCCGAAATCGCGGCGCGGACCGGCCTCTACAAGAGCACGATCCTGAGGCTTGCGAACTCATTATTGCGCGGGCAGCTGCTGGAGCGTCTCGACGACGGCCGCTACCGTGTCGGCCCTGCCACCTTCCGGCTGGGTGCCCTATACCAGCGTTCGGTAGTGGCGATCGACATCCTGCTGCCGATCATGCGCGATCTGGCCGAGCGAAGCTGGGAAAGCGTCGCTTTCTATGTCCGCTCGGGCGACGTGCGGACCTGCCTCTACCGTGTCGAGTCCAAGCATCCCATCCGCTACACCATAAGGGAAGGCGACGTGCTGCCCTTGCTGGCCGGCTCGGGCGGCCGCGTGCTTGCGGCGTTTTCCGGTCAGCACGGCGAGCCTTACGAAACGATCCGCAAGACCTATCATTGTTTGTCGGTCGGCGACCGCGACCCCGAGACGGCGGGCGTCTCGGCACCGGTGTTCGGGCCGGGCCCCACCTTGCTCGGTGCGTTGACGCTGTCCGGCCCGAGCACGCGCGTCGACGCGGCTTTTCTTCAGCGCATGAAAAATCCGCTGATCGATGCAGCCGCGCGCGCCACCCGCGCTTTCGGCGAAGACGCCTCGATGCTCGAACAGGCGGCCCGCAAAGCCGGTGCCGAAGCGGAGGGCCCGGTGCTGAAGCGAAAGGCATAG
- a CDS encoding Bug family tripartite tricarboxylate transporter substrate binding protein: protein MLNRRRFLMSTAAAGAAGFAALHLSPAFAQDAPQIQIFVPAAPGGGWDQTARTMDQVLRSEKLISGSQITNVGGAGGTVGLPQFISQWNGKGNSLMVAGMVMVGAIIANKSANNLTEVTPIARLTGEFEALVVPAASPFKTAADFVAALKADPTKVPVAGGSAGGSDHILFGLIAKTAGVPAANLSYVPFAGGGEALSALLGNQVAAGISGYGEFSEQVKAGALRLLAISADKRQEGIDAPTLKEAGIDVELFNWRGVFAPPGVSDADKAAMITLVETMAKSDAWATECKNRNWTQILLTGDDYAKFLAEDTTRIAAILKDLGLA, encoded by the coding sequence ATGCTGAACAGACGCAGATTTTTAATGAGCACCGCCGCTGCCGGCGCCGCCGGTTTCGCAGCGTTGCATCTCTCGCCCGCTTTTGCGCAGGATGCGCCGCAGATCCAGATCTTCGTGCCGGCAGCGCCCGGCGGCGGCTGGGATCAGACGGCGCGCACGATGGACCAGGTGCTGCGCAGTGAGAAGCTGATCTCCGGTTCGCAGATCACCAATGTCGGCGGCGCCGGCGGCACAGTCGGCCTGCCGCAATTCATCAGCCAGTGGAACGGCAAGGGCAATTCGCTGATGGTTGCCGGCATGGTCATGGTTGGCGCCATTATCGCCAACAAATCGGCCAACAATCTCACCGAAGTCACGCCGATCGCCCGCCTCACCGGCGAATTCGAGGCGCTTGTGGTGCCGGCGGCCTCGCCGTTCAAGACCGCAGCGGATTTCGTCGCCGCCCTCAAGGCCGATCCGACCAAGGTTCCGGTGGCTGGCGGTTCTGCCGGCGGCTCGGACCACATATTGTTCGGCCTTATCGCGAAGACGGCCGGTGTTCCGGCAGCCAACCTCTCCTACGTGCCGTTCGCCGGCGGCGGCGAGGCACTGTCGGCGCTTCTCGGCAACCAGGTCGCGGCCGGCATCTCCGGCTATGGCGAGTTCTCCGAACAGGTCAAGGCAGGCGCGCTTCGGCTGCTTGCCATTTCTGCGGACAAGCGCCAGGAAGGCATCGACGCACCGACGCTGAAGGAAGCCGGCATCGATGTCGAATTGTTCAACTGGCGCGGCGTCTTCGCACCGCCGGGCGTTTCCGACGCCGACAAGGCGGCGATGATCACGCTGGTCGAGACCATGGCCAAAAGCGATGCCTGGGCCACCGAATGCAAAAACCGCAACTGGACGCAAATCCTGCTCACCGGCGACGACTATGCCAAATTTCTCGCCGAAGACACGACCCGGATCGCAGCCATCCTCAAGGACCTCGGCCTTGCCTGA
- a CDS encoding tripartite tricarboxylate transporter TctB family protein, which translates to MSTSDQQAARPRLAVPELLIGIGLLACAGAVAWQTLSIPVSPLYSKVGPTVFPYITMVGMTILSLLLIVAALRGGWQPEEEKETPTDWKAMGIVAVGLVANLVLIQPLGFTAASVIMFVLICHGFGSRHPLRDVLLGLILALAAYFGFARALGVNIGAGFIENQLNTGLDSIIRMLRG; encoded by the coding sequence ATGAGCACCAGCGACCAGCAGGCGGCGCGGCCGCGCCTTGCCGTGCCCGAATTGCTGATCGGCATCGGGCTTCTCGCCTGCGCCGGCGCAGTAGCCTGGCAGACGCTGTCGATTCCGGTGTCGCCGCTCTACTCCAAGGTCGGCCCGACCGTCTTCCCCTACATCACCATGGTCGGCATGACGATCCTTTCCCTCCTGCTGATCGTCGCCGCCCTGCGGGGCGGCTGGCAGCCGGAAGAAGAAAAGGAAACGCCGACCGACTGGAAGGCGATGGGCATCGTCGCCGTCGGACTGGTCGCGAACCTTGTTCTGATCCAGCCGCTTGGCTTCACCGCAGCCTCGGTGATCATGTTCGTTCTCATCTGCCACGGGTTCGGCAGCAGACATCCGCTGCGTGACGTGCTGCTCGGCCTGATCCTGGCGCTTGCCGCCTATTTCGGCTTCGCCAGGGCGCTCGGCGTCAATATCGGCGCCGGCTTCATCGAGAACCAGCTGAACACGGGTCTCGATTCGATTATCCGTATGTTGAGAGGCTGA
- a CDS encoding tripartite tricarboxylate transporter permease, translating to METLSHLAHGFSVAFTPVNLMWCLLGTTLGTAIGVLPGLGPALTIALLLPITYQVAPEASFILFAGIYYGAMYGGSTTSILLNTPGESATIVTALEGNRMARSGRGGAALATSAIGSFVAGTLGTLGVAFLAPVVVKFALSFGPAEYFSLMVLAFITVSAVLGSSSVRGLTSLFIGFVIGMIGVDLQTGQPRFTFGMSQLLDGVDVIVVAVGLFAVGETFYMASRRYAGKDEIVPLKGSLYMTAAEWARSWKAWLRGALLGFPIGALPAGGAEIPTFLSYAIEKKLSKHKEEFGTVGAIEGVAGPEAANNASAAGVLVPMLTLGLPTSATAAIMLSAFQSYGINPGPMLFMTQANLVWGLIASLFIANIILVILNLPLIGLWVRLLKIPAPQLYAGILVFATVGTYGISQSPTDLVILYLLGGAGFLMRRFDFPTAPVIIGMILWPLAETQFRRAMTISNGDWSVFYKHPLSLTLLTLAFIGLIGPHIYAYIERRRLRGPEHVPGDA from the coding sequence ATGGAAACGCTCAGCCATCTCGCGCACGGATTTTCGGTCGCTTTTACGCCGGTCAATCTCATGTGGTGCCTGCTCGGCACGACACTGGGGACAGCGATCGGCGTGCTGCCCGGCCTCGGACCGGCGCTGACCATCGCGCTGCTTTTGCCGATCACCTATCAGGTGGCGCCGGAAGCATCCTTCATCCTGTTTGCCGGTATCTATTACGGCGCCATGTATGGCGGTTCGACGACATCGATCCTGCTCAACACGCCGGGCGAAAGTGCAACCATCGTCACTGCGCTGGAAGGCAACAGGATGGCCCGTTCCGGCCGTGGCGGCGCGGCACTTGCCACCTCGGCGATCGGCTCCTTCGTCGCCGGCACACTCGGCACGCTAGGCGTCGCTTTCCTGGCCCCGGTCGTGGTCAAATTCGCGCTGTCTTTCGGCCCGGCCGAATATTTTTCGCTGATGGTGCTGGCCTTCATCACGGTTTCGGCGGTGCTCGGCTCGTCGTCGGTGCGTGGCCTGACCAGCCTGTTCATCGGCTTCGTCATCGGCATGATCGGCGTCGACCTGCAGACCGGACAGCCGCGCTTCACCTTCGGCATGAGCCAATTGCTCGACGGCGTCGACGTGATCGTCGTCGCCGTCGGCCTCTTTGCGGTCGGCGAGACGTTCTACATGGCCTCGCGCCGCTATGCCGGCAAGGACGAGATCGTGCCGCTGAAGGGCTCACTCTACATGACGGCGGCCGAATGGGCACGCTCGTGGAAGGCTTGGCTGCGCGGCGCCCTGCTCGGCTTCCCGATCGGCGCCCTGCCGGCCGGCGGCGCCGAGATCCCGACCTTCCTGTCCTATGCGATCGAGAAGAAGCTCTCCAAACACAAGGAGGAGTTCGGCACGGTCGGCGCCATTGAAGGCGTTGCCGGACCGGAAGCCGCCAACAACGCATCGGCTGCCGGCGTGCTGGTGCCGATGCTGACGCTCGGGCTGCCGACCTCGGCGACGGCCGCGATCATGCTGTCGGCCTTCCAGAGCTATGGCATCAATCCCGGGCCGATGCTGTTCATGACGCAGGCCAATCTGGTCTGGGGGCTGATCGCCAGCCTGTTCATCGCCAATATCATCCTCGTCATTCTCAACCTGCCGCTAATCGGGTTGTGGGTGCGGCTGCTGAAAATCCCGGCGCCGCAGCTCTATGCCGGCATCCTGGTGTTCGCTACGGTCGGCACCTACGGTATTTCGCAGTCACCGACCGACCTCGTCATCCTCTATCTGCTCGGCGGGGCCGGATTCCTGATGCGGCGCTTCGATTTCCCGACGGCGCCGGTCATCATCGGTATGATCCTCTGGCCGCTCGCCGAAACGCAGTTCCGCCGCGCGATGACCATCTCGAACGGCGACTGGTCGGTGTTCTACAAGCATCCGCTGTCGCTGACGCTGCTGACGCTGGCGTTCATCGGGCTGATTGGGCCACATATCTACGCTTACATCGAACGCAGGCGCCTGCGCGGACCGGAGCATGTGCCGGGCGATGCCTGA